AGATAGTAGCATCGATCCAATATTATTGGCGCTTCCGGACCATATTGCTTATAGATCTCGTTTTCGTCGATGATAATTGGGTTCATAACCTCATCGAACCCTAATTCCAGAAATGATAGTCTGAGTCTTTGGATAAGATCATATATTGGATGTGATGCTCCATGCCTCCTAGCCGTCAACTTGGCCATGTTAGAGGATGATGGAAGTAGTTTTCTGCTTTCATACCAAGCGATTTCGAAGCCTTCTTTCTTCACGTTCTCCAGGATTTCTTTAGGCTCCAAAGGACCCTTCATTTTCTATCCTCTCAAGCTTTTTCTTGAGTTCATGGATAGAATCCTCGAGAAAGCCTCTCCTCACTTCGAGAGTTATGTCGCCCCTTGTCGCCTCTATCACGCGCCTTGCAACGTCACATTTTCTCCTTAGGCTTGGGACCAATGACTGAGCTTCGTCTAAGTTTATCAGTTCCATATATATTGCCTCCATGTATTCTAAACATTCTTCAGCTTTCTCGGTCTCTCCATTTCTGAGGAAGTCAAGAGCTCTGCGTCTCAGCTCTCCAATAACGTCAGCCAGACCTAAAACATAAGGGGTCGGAGGGACACCAATCTCCTCAGGCTTTGGAAAACGCTTATCATTGACCAGAGAAATCATTATGTATGCCTCCGCATATTCTTCGAAAGCCGAATCGGCCAGTCCGCCGTATGTGAAGTCTGGGCTCTCTTTGGAAAGCTCAACGATATTTGCAAATGTAACCTTAGCTTCTTCAAGCTTATTTCTTGCCTCATCAAGTCTATGTTTATGAAGAAGAAGAATAGCTTGTTTCGAGAGCTTTGTTGCCCTGCGAAGATGTGCCTGAATTGTCTGGCGAAAACTGTCCCTTTTAACAATACTTTCTTGTACCTCTTTTAATGTCTCGCCTAAGGACATGGTGCTCACTTGCTTTGACGGTGAATTTTACGATCACTTCTTATATGGCGTAAAGGTTATTTAAAATCTCTCAAAGTATACATGAAAAACTTACACAAGACTAAAGTTTATTATCTAGCATTAAATAAGACGTGGTGCAATGTAAATTGACTTTTGCCCCCTTCAAATCGGTCTCATCTAGGCTTAAACGTATTCCATGCGCGATGACGGTCGCCGGGTCTGACAGTTCTGGGGGCGCTGGCATCGAGGCAGACCTGAAAACCTTCTGCGCTCTAGGTGTCCATGGAGCCTGTGTTGTAACAGCAGTGACATCCCAGAACACAAGAGGAGTATATGACATTTATCCGGTTGATCCTGACGCCGTCAAGAGGCAGATGGAAACGATCCTAGAGGATATTCACGTTGACTCAGTCAAGACAGGTATGCTTTACTCTAAAGAGGTAATTAACGTCGTCTCGGAAATGATCGACAAGTATGATCTCAAGGCAGTTGTGGACCCTGTTCTCTCTGCGGGGACCGGCGACCCCTTAATCGTTGAGGATGGGTTAGATGCCCTCGTCAAGATATTGTTACCGAAAGCCAAGGTGGCGACACCTAACATAATTGAAGCAGAGGTAATTCTGAAAACTTCTATTAGAAACCTTGAGGATGCGAAAGATGCTGCCAAAAAGATCGCTCAGCTAGGTCCAAAAACGGTGGTTTTAAAGGGAGGTCATCTTAAATTATGCGATGATAAAGTATACGATGTAGTGTGTCTGGAAGATGGTGCGATAAAGATATTTGAGAAGAAACGTGTTCTAGGCGAATTTCATGGTTTGGGCTGCGTCTTCTCGGCGGCAATTGCTGGACATATGGCTTTAGGATCAAACCTGAAAGACGCAGTCGAAAGAGCTGAAGGCTTAATAAGTGAAGTTATCCTGAACCCATGTAAAATTGGCCATGGGAGAGCTATAATCAATCCTGTAGATAATATTTACAGGAAATCTGAGAGGTTCCAGAGCTTATTGGAAGTGCAAAAAGCAATAGAGATTATTGAGTCGAGAAGCGAACTCTCGCCATTTATAGCCGAGGTTGGCACTCAGATTGGTATGGCAATCCCATTCGCATCAAATTTCGATGACGTTGCAGCTGTTGAAGGAAGAATTGTTAAGGTTCGCGGCAAGCCTAAAGCCGTTGGTCAGGTATGTTTCGGGGCCTCGAGACATATTGCAAGCGTAATCCTCGCAGTGATGGAGTACAATCCAGAGATGAGGGCGGCACTCAATCTTCGTTATGATCGAGGATTAATAGAAGCTTTCAAGAAGGCAGGCTAT
This genomic interval from Candidatus Bathyarchaeota archaeon contains the following:
- a CDS encoding haloacid dehalogenase, with product MSLGETLKEVQESIVKRDSFRQTIQAHLRRATKLSKQAILLLHKHRLDEARNKLEEAKVTFANIVELSKESPDFTYGGLADSAFEEYAEAYIMISLVNDKRFPKPEEIGVPPTPYVLGLADVIGELRRRALDFLRNGETEKAEECLEYMEAIYMELINLDEAQSLVPSLRRKCDVARRVIEATRGDITLEVRRGFLEDSIHELKKKLERIENEGSFGA
- the thiD gene encoding bifunctional hydroxymethylpyrimidine kinase/phosphomethylpyrimidine kinase — translated: MTFAPFKSVSSRLKRIPCAMTVAGSDSSGGAGIEADLKTFCALGVHGACVVTAVTSQNTRGVYDIYPVDPDAVKRQMETILEDIHVDSVKTGMLYSKEVINVVSEMIDKYDLKAVVDPVLSAGTGDPLIVEDGLDALVKILLPKAKVATPNIIEAEVILKTSIRNLEDAKDAAKKIAQLGPKTVVLKGGHLKLCDDKVYDVVCLEDGAIKIFEKKRVLGEFHGLGCVFSAAIAGHMALGSNLKDAVERAEGLISEVILNPCKIGHGRAIINPVDNIYRKSERFQSLLEVQKAIEIIESRSELSPFIAEVGTQIGMAIPFASNFDDVAAVEGRIVKVRGKPKAVGQVCFGASRHIASVILAVMEYNPEMRAALNLRYDRGLIEAFKKAGYRISCFDRRLEPATAKEVEGSTLDWGVREAIRSLGGVPDVIFDLGDVGKEPMIRVIGKTASDVLHKTLEALKHL